In one window of Pseudoliparis swirei isolate HS2019 ecotype Mariana Trench chromosome 15, NWPU_hadal_v1, whole genome shotgun sequence DNA:
- the noc4l gene encoding nucleolar complex protein 4 homolog yields MAPAKKRNVIAAKTPEQSGKRAKIDLNTKVENVLESRKNANDVFDILEILESRKEKDVVNAVNACSKLFSTLLEKKELFLGKLPKEEEALSGGLSAEEKYRMFMRHRYNSCVEMLLEHLNHELHCVKESALCCLMKFAAGEGEHPLEDLDWNEHFSFPRELIQAVVDRLLSKTTDNSLLISRFQEFLEMEDVRYYVMSSIRENVGKVMDKNKGALLPVYQNNVFTLMSNISVPSEESELTNFMIKQEDKHEDWKATKLNEHKRTFERMWLGFLKYKLPSNMYKKILVILHDSILPNMSKPTLMIDFLTAAYEVGGAISLLALNGLFVLIHQHNLDYPDFYKKLYNLLEPSVFHVKYRARFFHLANLFLSSSHLPVYLVAAFAKRLARLALTAPPTALLLVLPFIYNLIRRHPSCRILVHKPSTEDESVEDPYLMDEEDPAQCRALESSLWEIKTLQKHYHPDVAKAAVSINTPLSKQEQDISEVLDITTYELMEKDLKKSRTKIVPLEFEIATQLLNGRGDVLGQHFCLE; encoded by the exons ATGGCGCCGGCAAAAAAACGCAACGTGATTGCTGCGAAAACACCAGAACAAAGTGGAAAAAGGGCTAAAATTGACCTAAATACCAAAGTTGAAAATGTACTCGAGAGCAGAAAAAATGCCAACGACGTTTTCGACATCCTCGAGATCCTTGAG tcaagaaaagagaaagatgtTGTCAATGCGGTCAATGCTTGCAGCAAACTGTTCAGCACTTTGTTGGAGAAAAAGGAGCTGTTTTTGGGGAAACTGCCCAAAGAGGAGGAAGCGTTGAGTG GAGGGCTGAGTGCTGAAGAGAAGTACCGCATGTTCATGCGACACCGATACAACAGCTGTGTGGAGATGCTGCTTGAGCACCTCAACCACGAGCTTCATTGTGTGAAG GAGAGTGCCCTGTGCTGCCTCATGAAGTTTGCAGCGGGAGAAGGAGAGCATCCCCTCGAGGACTTGGACTGGAATGAACACTTCAGCTTCCCAAGAGAACTCATCCAG GCAGTGGTGGACAGACTGCTGAGCAAAACAACCGACAACTCCCTGCTGATCTCCAGGTTCCAGGAGTTCCTTGAGATGGAAGATGTTCGCTATTACGTCATGAGTTCCATCCGTGAGAAtgtgggaaaagtcatggacaaaAACAAAGGG gCGCTGCTGCCTGTATATCAGAACAACGTGTTCACCCTCATGTCCAACATCAGTGTTCCGAGCGAAGAGTCTGAGCTCACCAACTTTATGATCAAACAGGAAG aCAAGCATGAAGACTGGAAAGCTACTAAACTGAAT GAACACAAGCGTACCTTTGAGAGGATGTGGCTGGGCTTTCTCAAGTATAAg TTACCAAGCAACATGTATAAAAAGATCCTGGTGATCCTCCATGACTCCATTTTGCCCAACATGAGTAAACCCACTCTGATGATTGACTTCTTGACTGCTGCCTATGAAGTCG GTGGAGCTATCAGCCTGCTGGCCCTCAATGGACTTTTTGTCCTCATACATCAACACAACTT AGATTACCCAGATTTCTACAAGAAGTTGTATAATCTGCTTGAGCCTTCTGTTTTCCATGTGAAGTACAGAGCACGCTTTTTCCACCTCGCTAACCTCTTCCTTAGCTCCAG TCACTTGCCAGTGTACCTCGTGGCCGCGTTTGCCAAACGCCTGGCTCGCTTGGCTCTCACAGCGCCACCGACAGCCCTGCTTTTAGTGCTGCCGTTCATCTACAACCTGATCCGCCGCCACCCGTCCTGCAGGATCCTGGTTCACAAGCCCAGCACAGAGGATG AGTCTGTGGAGGACCCATATCTAATGGATGAAGAGGATCCTGCCCAGTGCCGTGCCTTAGAGAGCAGCTTGTGGGAGATTAAG ACATTGCAGAAGCATTACCATCCAGATGTGGCCAAGGCTGCTGTGTCCATCAACACACCTCTGTCCAAACAAGAGCAGGACATCAGCGAGGTGCTGGACATAACAACATATGAG CTGATGGAAAAAGACCTAAAGAAGTCTCGGACCAAGATTGTCCCACTGGAGTTTGAAATTGCCACACAATTACTAAACGGAAGGGGAGATGTTTTAGGACAGCACTTCTGTCTGGAGTAA
- the pus1 gene encoding tRNA pseudouridine synthase A yields MFKTRSLFSALLHNRLTLGRNGGPREVFSTMSEASRDEQTAKLLKRANEENEDSAEKEEVQATKKLKAEGEHPDVQATTKLKVEVEHADDEKKYPKKKVALLVAYSGKGYYGMQRNPGTSQFRTIEDELVNALVKSTCIPENHGDEMKKMSFQRCARTDKGVSAAGQVVSLKLRLIEDTVEKINEHLPPQVKILGLKRVTQGFNSKNNCDARTYAYMLPTVAFSLKDYDTGAVAAFRLEPETLQKVNCLFSLYKGTHNFHNFTSQKAPSDPSARRYITEMSCGEPFMNGNIQFAVITVRGQSFMLHQIRKMIGLVIAVTKGYAEEEVIERSWGQDKVDVPKAPGLGLVLERVHFDRYNKRFGGDGLHERLDWDSEEETIKAFKEAHIYPTIVETECQEGSMVSWMSTLPIHDFKATATAAETQDNKDQKEDTADLGNDSD; encoded by the exons ATGTTTAAAACCCGATCGCTGTTCAGTGCCTTACTTCACAACAGACTGACTTTAGGAAGAAACG GTGGCCCTCGTGAGGTGTTCAGCACGATGAGTGAAGCGTCCAGAGATGAGCAGACAGCCAAGCTGCTGAAAAGAGCCAATGAGGAAAATGAGGACTCGgctgagaaggaggaggtgcaggcTACAAAAAAGTTAAAAGCGGAAGGGGAACATCCTGACGTCCAGGCTACAACAAAGTTAAAAGTGGAAGTAGAACATGCTGACGATGAAAAGAAATATCCCAAAAAGAAAGTGGCCCTCCTCGTGGCATACTCTGGAAAGGGATACTACGGCATGCAG AGAAATCCCGGAACCTCTCAGTTTAGGACCATCGAAGATGAGCTGGTCAATGCACTCGTTAAATCAACTTGCATTCCTGAAAACCATGGCGATGAGATGAAAAAGATGTCTTTCCAAAGATGTGCCAGAACAGATAAG GGCGTGTCTGCTGCTGGCCAAGTTGTGTCTCTAAAGCTGCGGTTGATCGAAGACACCGTTGAAAAAATCAATGAGCATCTGCCACCACAGGTCAAAATTCTTG GACTTAAACGGGTGACCCAAGGTTTCAATTCCAAAAACAACTGTGATGCTCGTACATACGCTTATATGCTTCCAACAGTGGCCTTCTCCCTAAAAGACTATGACACTGGCGCTGTAGCAGCCTTCCGCCTCGAGCCAGAGACCCTTCAGAAGGTGAACTGTCTGTTTTCTCTCTACAAAGGCACCCATAACTTCCACAACTTCACTTCTCAGAAGGCTCCAAGTGACCCCAGTGCCCGCCGCTATATCACAGAGATGTCTTGTGGAGAGCCTTTCATGAACGGCAATATACAGTTTGCGGTGATCACCGTACGGGGCCAGAGCTTTATGCTGCACCAAATCCGGAAGATGATCGGCCTGGTGATTGCAGTGACAAAGGGCTACGCCGAGGAGGAAGTGATCGAGCGCAGCTGGGGGCAAGATAAGGTGGACGTTCCCAAAGCTCCAGGGCTGGGCTTGGTCCTGGAACGGGTTCACTTTGACCGGTACAACAAGCGATTcggaggggatgggctgcacgAGCGGCTGGATTGGGACAGCGAGGAGGAGACCATCAAGGCCTTCAAAGAGGCTCACATCTACCCGACCATTGTTGAGACGGAGTGTCAGGAGGGCTCCATGGTCAGCTGGATGTCCACACTTCCTATCCATGACTTTAAAGCTACAGCCACAGCTGccgaaacacaagacaataagGACCAGAAAGAG GACACTGCCGATTTAGGAAATGACTCGGATTAG